Proteins from a genomic interval of Sporolactobacillus sp. Y61:
- a CDS encoding glycosyltransferase family 2 protein, with product MVQIDPEVSVITPAWNAEKTIEEVISSVRAQTFANWEMVIVDDGSSDGTREKLVAATLADERIHPVFLSENSGAAAARNKALYLARGRFVAFLDSDDRWKPDKLAKQLAFMKKHQYAFTFTGYEYMDASGRPLNKIIHAPQRVTYHDLLKNTIVGCLTVMIDRNQTGRFQMPDLRSRQDLATWLKLLKQGFTAYGLDENLSAYRVGSRNALSGNKWKAAKKTWFVFRRVEGLPLPEACWYFCHYAANAAIKRFS from the coding sequence ATGGTACAGATTGATCCGGAGGTATCGGTGATCACCCCGGCCTGGAATGCGGAAAAGACGATTGAAGAGGTAATCAGTTCCGTAAGAGCTCAGACCTTTGCGAACTGGGAAATGGTGATCGTCGATGATGGTTCTTCAGATGGTACACGGGAAAAACTTGTGGCGGCGACGCTTGCCGATGAACGGATCCATCCCGTCTTTCTCAGTGAAAACAGCGGGGCTGCCGCTGCGCGCAACAAGGCTTTATATCTGGCACGCGGACGTTTTGTTGCGTTTCTGGACAGTGATGATCGCTGGAAGCCGGATAAACTGGCGAAACAGCTTGCTTTCATGAAAAAACATCAGTATGCCTTTACCTTCACGGGCTATGAATATATGGATGCATCAGGCCGGCCACTGAACAAAATCATTCATGCCCCGCAGCGCGTCACGTATCATGATCTGCTGAAAAATACCATCGTCGGCTGCCTGACTGTGATGATTGACCGCAATCAGACCGGCAGATTTCAGATGCCTGATCTGCGTTCCCGTCAGGATCTGGCCACATGGCTGAAGCTGCTGAAGCAAGGGTTTACAGCCTATGGTCTGGATGAGAACCTGTCGGCGTATCGTGTGGGCAGCCGAAACGCCCTGTCAGGGAATAAATGGAAGGCGGCAAAAAAGACCTGGTTTGTGTTTCGCCGGGTGGAGGGTCTGCCGCTTCCTGAGGCCTGCTGGTATTTCTGCCATTATGCGGCAAACGCGGCTATCAAACGCTTTTCATAA
- a CDS encoding glycosyltransferase, whose product MIRLKHVHIIVATGVWAQDGLRYRRHRLAGFLQKQQETEKVIWLCPTPDRTLSGFTELPGGILQFAVPDPFPQKAFRFGRFLSFYYKKKLSALHAMLERFRGHAHVFLWFTCPLFPEVMNLYAWDKVIYDCSDFWAAPISGKMSLPYRLRSILISHAERKIISRADLIFCTSDYLRNQVTQRVQLDKCTRVRTFENGVDYSLFAQSSVAADHVLPEHFTGPVLGYIGGIKPKLDFRLIQDAARKRRDWLFLFVGPDGTGEDPAFRELLQEKNVIWTGSVSPAEVPKYMKLVDVGIMPYKLSPYNAAVFPLKLFEFLAAGKPAVGINLPSTAAYAADSVYAEIDRSDTDTFIHVCEEMLRGKDDPDLKARRTRLAKSRDWDAIFQKMANQL is encoded by the coding sequence ATGATCCGGCTGAAACATGTACATATTATTGTCGCAACAGGCGTATGGGCTCAGGACGGACTCCGGTACCGCCGCCATCGTCTCGCCGGCTTTTTACAGAAGCAGCAGGAAACAGAGAAGGTGATCTGGCTCTGTCCGACGCCGGACCGGACCTTATCCGGCTTCACGGAGCTGCCTGGTGGCATTCTTCAGTTTGCTGTACCGGACCCTTTTCCTCAGAAGGCATTCCGTTTCGGGCGTTTTCTGTCGTTTTATTATAAAAAGAAGCTTTCAGCACTTCATGCGATGCTTGAGCGTTTCAGAGGGCATGCACACGTCTTTCTGTGGTTTACGTGCCCGCTCTTCCCTGAAGTAATGAATCTGTATGCATGGGATAAGGTGATCTATGACTGCAGTGATTTCTGGGCGGCGCCGATCAGCGGCAAGATGTCGCTGCCCTACCGGCTCAGGAGTATTCTGATTTCCCATGCTGAGAGAAAAATTATCAGTCGGGCAGATCTCATTTTCTGCACCTCTGATTATCTGAGAAATCAGGTGACGCAGCGGGTGCAGCTGGATAAATGCACACGCGTACGGACATTTGAGAATGGCGTCGACTACAGCCTGTTCGCTCAATCTTCCGTCGCGGCGGACCATGTCCTTCCGGAGCATTTCACGGGGCCTGTACTCGGCTATATCGGCGGCATCAAACCAAAACTGGATTTTCGTCTGATTCAGGACGCGGCGCGAAAAAGGCGGGACTGGCTCTTCCTTTTTGTCGGACCGGATGGAACAGGAGAAGACCCGGCATTCCGTGAGCTGCTTCAGGAAAAAAATGTCATCTGGACCGGAAGCGTGTCCCCTGCTGAAGTACCGAAATACATGAAGCTGGTTGATGTCGGGATCATGCCCTATAAACTGTCTCCGTATAATGCGGCTGTTTTTCCATTGAAACTGTTTGAATTTCTCGCTGCCGGGAAACCGGCTGTCGGCATCAATCTGCCGTCAACCGCCGCTTATGCAGCAGACTCGGTGTATGCCGAGATCGACCGTTCCGATACCGATACCTTTATTCATGTATGTGAAGAAATGTTGCGGGGAAAAGATGATCCTGACCTGAAGGCAAGAAGAACACGCCTCGCGAAGAGCAGGGACTGGGACGCGATTTTTCAGAAGATGGCCAATCAGCTCTGA